A genomic window from Variovorax paradoxus includes:
- a CDS encoding ubiquinone biosynthesis accessory factor UbiJ has protein sequence MATPSSPFSFLGDLFNRIGERLQPPDWAVHEIQHRAVLFLNHVLQQEPEAQQRLLRQQGRVVRFQWRFVTMELVATPAGLLDLAPAGSVPELTLTVTDDSPFDIARATLRGDKPAVQIIGDVQLAAEVNWLVDHVRWDVEDDLARVIGDVPAHTLGNGVRRVVGALRQFVGDRTAKAGGSTAGSASTAE, from the coding sequence ATGGCCACACCATCGTCCCCATTTTCTTTTCTCGGCGACCTCTTCAACCGCATCGGCGAGCGCTTGCAGCCGCCGGACTGGGCCGTTCACGAGATCCAGCATCGCGCGGTCCTGTTCCTGAACCATGTGCTGCAGCAGGAGCCCGAGGCCCAGCAGCGGCTGCTGCGCCAGCAGGGGCGGGTGGTGCGCTTCCAGTGGCGCTTCGTGACCATGGAACTGGTGGCCACGCCGGCCGGCCTGCTCGATCTGGCCCCCGCTGGTTCGGTGCCCGAGCTCACGCTCACCGTCACCGACGATTCCCCCTTCGACATTGCCCGTGCCACGCTGCGCGGCGATAAGCCCGCCGTTCAGATCATCGGCGACGTGCAACTGGCGGCCGAGGTCAACTGGCTGGTCGACCACGTGCGCTGGGACGTCGAGGACGACCTCGCCCGCGTGATCGGCGACGTGCCTGCGCACACTCTGGGCAACGGCGTGCGGCGTGTCGTGGGCGCGCTGCGCCAGTTTGTCGGCGACCGCACGGCCAAGGCTGGCGGCTCGACGGCCGGCTCGGCGAGCACGGCCGAATGA
- the ubiB gene encoding ubiquinone biosynthesis regulatory protein kinase UbiB, translated as MRRFYRGLFIVWVALRYGLDELVLTSFRKPWLLVVARVVSIGRNLDAPRGQRLREALERLGPIFVKFGQVLSTRRDLLPPDIADELAFLQDRVPPFPSAVAIATIERAFRRPVGDVFVQFDETPIASASIAQVHFATIRTNQGDVREVAVKVLRPNMRGVIEKDLALMAMMAGWLENLSADGKRLKPREVVGEFDKYLHDELDLVREAANAAQLRRNMAELDLVLIPEMFWDFCHPEVIVMERMKGVPIAQMDRLRAAGVDIPKLARDGVTIFFTQVFRDGFFHADMHPGNIQVSLEPETFGRYISLDFGIIGTLTESDKEYLAQNFVAFFRRDYKRVAELHLESGWVPVGTRIDELEGAIRTVCEPYFDRPLKEISLGMVLMRLFQTSRRFHVEIQPQLVLLQKTLLNIEGLGRNIDPELDLWATAKPFLEKWMVDQIGPKKLLQQLKAEAPRYAKLLPQLPRLLHDFLENRPSDNRRELLELLAQQKRTNRLLQIIVSSGIGFVLGLLVMQVLMRVRFF; from the coding sequence ATGAGGCGCTTCTACCGCGGACTGTTCATCGTCTGGGTCGCGCTGCGCTACGGCCTCGACGAGCTCGTGCTCACGAGCTTCAGGAAGCCCTGGCTGCTCGTCGTGGCGCGTGTCGTTTCCATCGGGCGCAACCTCGATGCACCGCGCGGCCAGCGGCTGCGCGAGGCGCTCGAACGCCTCGGCCCCATCTTCGTGAAGTTCGGCCAGGTGCTGTCGACCCGGCGCGACCTGCTGCCGCCCGACATCGCCGACGAGCTGGCCTTTTTGCAGGACCGCGTGCCGCCGTTCCCGTCGGCGGTGGCCATTGCCACCATCGAACGCGCATTCCGCCGCCCGGTGGGCGACGTGTTCGTGCAGTTCGACGAAACGCCCATCGCCAGCGCGTCGATCGCGCAGGTGCACTTCGCGACCATTCGCACCAACCAGGGCGATGTACGCGAAGTGGCAGTCAAGGTGCTGCGCCCCAACATGCGCGGCGTGATCGAGAAAGACCTGGCGCTGATGGCCATGATGGCCGGCTGGCTTGAGAACCTCTCGGCCGACGGCAAGCGCCTGAAGCCGCGCGAGGTGGTCGGCGAGTTCGACAAGTACCTGCACGACGAGCTCGACCTGGTGCGCGAGGCCGCCAACGCCGCCCAGCTGCGCCGCAACATGGCCGAGCTCGACCTGGTGCTGATCCCCGAGATGTTCTGGGACTTCTGCCACCCCGAGGTCATCGTGATGGAGCGCATGAAGGGCGTGCCCATCGCGCAGATGGACCGCCTGCGCGCGGCCGGCGTCGACATTCCCAAGCTCGCGCGCGACGGCGTCACGATCTTCTTCACGCAGGTGTTCCGCGACGGCTTCTTCCATGCCGACATGCACCCCGGCAACATCCAGGTGAGCCTGGAGCCCGAGACCTTCGGGCGCTACATCTCGCTGGACTTCGGGATCATCGGCACGCTGACCGAGTCGGACAAGGAATACCTCGCGCAGAACTTCGTGGCCTTTTTCCGGCGCGACTACAAGCGCGTGGCCGAACTGCATCTCGAAAGCGGCTGGGTGCCGGTGGGCACCCGCATCGACGAGCTGGAGGGCGCCATCCGCACCGTGTGCGAGCCGTACTTCGACCGGCCGCTGAAAGAGATTTCGCTGGGCATGGTGCTGATGCGCCTGTTCCAGACCTCGCGCCGCTTTCACGTCGAGATCCAGCCGCAGCTGGTGCTGCTGCAGAAGACGCTGCTCAACATCGAGGGCCTGGGCCGCAACATCGACCCCGAACTCGACCTCTGGGCCACGGCCAAGCCCTTTCTCGAGAAGTGGATGGTCGACCAGATCGGCCCCAAGAAGCTGCTGCAGCAGCTCAAGGCCGAGGCACCGCGATACGCCAAGCTGCTGCCCCAGCTTCCTCGATTGCTGCACGATTTCCTGGAAAATCGCCCCTCCGACAACCGCCGCGAGCTGCTCGAACTGCTGGCTCAGCAGAAGCGCACCAACCGGTTGCTGCAAATCATCGTCAGTAGTGGCATAGGTTTTGTATTGGGGTTGCTCGTAATGCAAGTGCTGATGCGCGTGCGCTTTTTCTAG
- a CDS encoding sodium:solute symporter family protein → MLLTLVIVYLLVTIAIGLYAAKRVKNTTDFAIAGRHLPLFMIVTTTFATWFGSETVLGIPAKFIEGGLNGVVEDPFGAGTCLILVGLFFAGKLYRMTLLTISDYYRERYGRTVEVACSLIIMLSYLGWVSAQVTALGLVFNLLSGDAISIPVGMVIGVVSILAYTLFGGMWSVAVTDFMQMIILVAGLAVIAVFAGNMAGGADKVVAFAVSKDLFKFWPEPSWHDMVFFFAAAITMMLGSIPQQDVFQRVMSANSVKAAQRGPVIGGVAYILFAFVPMFLVASALLIMPEQTATLLKEDPQKVLPTLVLQKMPFVMQVLFFGALLSAIKSTASATLLAPSVTFTENIWRQFRPAGTDRQNLMTMRITVLLFSAAVLAYAIRMQGTPIYELVSGAYQVPLVGAFVPLVCGLYWRRASTQGAVASIVLGIGVWLLFLWMPWGSAFPAQLAGVLCSFVGMVAGSLLPQWLANTHTPHRPLATEPA, encoded by the coding sequence GTGTTGTTGACGCTGGTCATCGTCTATCTGCTGGTCACCATCGCAATCGGCCTCTATGCCGCCAAGCGGGTGAAGAACACCACCGACTTCGCCATTGCCGGGCGGCACCTGCCGCTCTTCATGATCGTCACGACCACCTTTGCCACGTGGTTCGGCTCCGAAACGGTGCTCGGCATACCGGCCAAGTTCATCGAGGGCGGGCTCAACGGCGTGGTCGAAGACCCGTTTGGCGCGGGCACCTGCCTGATCCTGGTGGGCCTGTTCTTCGCGGGCAAGCTCTACCGCATGACGCTGCTGACCATCAGCGACTACTACCGCGAGCGCTACGGCCGCACGGTGGAAGTGGCCTGCTCGCTCATCATCATGCTGAGCTACCTGGGCTGGGTGTCGGCGCAGGTCACGGCGCTGGGGCTGGTGTTCAACCTGCTGTCGGGCGACGCCATCAGCATCCCGGTGGGCATGGTGATCGGGGTGGTTTCGATCCTGGCCTACACGCTGTTCGGCGGCATGTGGTCGGTGGCGGTGACCGACTTCATGCAGATGATCATCCTGGTGGCCGGCCTGGCCGTCATCGCGGTGTTCGCGGGCAACATGGCCGGCGGCGCCGACAAGGTGGTGGCCTTTGCCGTGAGCAAGGATCTCTTCAAGTTCTGGCCCGAGCCGAGCTGGCACGACATGGTGTTCTTCTTTGCGGCCGCCATCACGATGATGCTGGGCTCTATTCCGCAGCAGGACGTGTTCCAGCGCGTGATGTCGGCCAACAGCGTGAAGGCGGCCCAGCGCGGCCCGGTGATCGGCGGCGTGGCGTACATCCTGTTCGCCTTTGTGCCGATGTTCCTGGTGGCCAGCGCGTTGCTGATCATGCCGGAGCAAACCGCCACGCTGCTGAAGGAAGATCCGCAGAAGGTGCTGCCCACGCTGGTGCTGCAGAAGATGCCGTTCGTGATGCAGGTGCTGTTCTTTGGTGCGCTGCTGTCTGCCATCAAGTCGACCGCCTCGGCCACCTTGCTGGCGCCCAGCGTCACTTTCACCGAGAACATCTGGCGCCAGTTCCGTCCGGCCGGCACCGACCGCCAGAACCTCATGACGATGCGCATCACGGTGCTGCTGTTCAGCGCGGCCGTGCTGGCCTACGCGATCCGCATGCAGGGCACGCCGATCTACGAACTGGTGTCGGGTGCCTACCAGGTGCCGCTGGTGGGGGCCTTCGTGCCGCTGGTGTGCGGCCTGTACTGGCGCCGCGCCAGCACCCAGGGAGCAGTCGCTTCGATCGTCCTGGGCATCGGCGTGTGGCTGCTGTTTCTGTGGATGCCCTGGGGCAGCGCGTTCCCGGCCCAGTTGGCGGGCGTGCTCTGCTCGTTCGTGGGCATGGTGGCCGGCTCGCTGCTGCCGCAATGGTTGGCGAACACTCACACGCCGCACCGCCCGCTGGCCACCGAGCCAGCCTGA
- the ubiE gene encoding bifunctional demethylmenaquinone methyltransferase/2-methoxy-6-polyprenyl-1,4-benzoquinol methylase UbiE produces MSTTHFGFETVDESEKARRVRGVFDSVASRYDVMNDLMSAGLHRAWKAYTVMVANVGEGSRVLDIAGGTGDLALAFAKKVGASGQVVHTDINEAMLRTGRDRLLDAGVVLPTMVCDAEKLPFPDNHFDVVTVAFGLRNMTHKDIALKEMNRVIKPRGKLLVLEFSKVAKPLAKAYDWYSFNVLPRLGKLVAGDDASYRYLAESIRMHPSQEELKTLMKEGGFGHVDYHNMTGGIAALHVGIKC; encoded by the coding sequence ATGAGTACCACACACTTCGGCTTCGAAACAGTCGACGAAAGCGAGAAGGCCCGCCGCGTTCGCGGTGTCTTCGATTCGGTTGCCTCGCGCTACGACGTCATGAACGACCTGATGTCGGCCGGCCTGCACCGCGCCTGGAAGGCGTACACCGTGATGGTTGCGAACGTGGGCGAAGGCTCGCGCGTGCTCGACATCGCGGGCGGCACCGGCGATCTCGCGCTGGCCTTCGCCAAGAAGGTCGGCGCCAGCGGGCAAGTGGTTCACACCGACATCAACGAGGCCATGCTGCGCACCGGCCGCGACCGGCTGCTCGATGCCGGTGTGGTGCTGCCCACCATGGTCTGCGACGCCGAGAAGCTGCCCTTTCCCGACAACCACTTCGATGTGGTCACGGTGGCCTTCGGCCTGCGCAACATGACGCACAAGGACATCGCGCTCAAGGAAATGAACCGCGTGATCAAGCCGCGCGGCAAGCTGCTGGTGCTCGAGTTCTCGAAGGTCGCGAAGCCGCTCGCAAAGGCCTACGACTGGTACTCCTTCAACGTGCTGCCCCGCCTGGGCAAGCTCGTGGCCGGCGACGACGCGAGCTATCGCTACCTCGCCGAATCGATCCGGATGCACCCCTCGCAAGAGGAACTCAAGACCCTCATGAAAGAGGGCGGTTTCGGACATGTGGACTATCACAACATGACGGGTGGCATCGCTGCCCTGCATGTTGGAATCAAGTGTTGA
- a CDS encoding DUF971 domain-containing protein — MAGLKPGAPTPQSITVHGQSRVLEVGFSDGATFRIPFELMRIYSPSAEVQGHGPGQEILQTGKRDVELVDLEAVGNYAVQPTFSDGHNTGIYSWDLLYELGEKQAELWATYERRLLEAGVDRDTPMIDKSGHACGSH; from the coding sequence ATGGCAGGCTTGAAACCGGGCGCACCGACGCCGCAATCGATCACCGTGCACGGCCAGTCGCGCGTGCTCGAAGTGGGCTTCTCCGATGGAGCGACCTTTCGAATCCCTTTCGAGCTGATGCGCATCTACTCGCCTTCGGCCGAAGTGCAGGGCCACGGCCCGGGCCAGGAAATCCTGCAGACGGGCAAGCGCGACGTCGAGCTCGTCGACCTCGAAGCGGTCGGCAACTACGCCGTGCAGCCGACTTTCAGCGACGGACACAACACGGGCATCTACTCATGGGACCTGCTCTACGAACTGGGCGAGAAGCAGGCCGAGCTGTGGGCTACTTACGAGCGCCGTCTGCTGGAGGCGGGCGTCGATCGCGACACGCCGATGATCGACAAGAGCGGTCACGCCTGCGGCAGCCATTGA
- a CDS encoding FAD/FMN-binding oxidoreductase codes for MNAPTALNTLLAQAAEPVRLREIPYNYTSFSDREIVIRLLGERGWELLQTLRAERRTGRSARMLYEVLGDIWVVQRNPYLVDDLLDNPRRRGQLVDALRHRLTEVQKRRTPDSDLPRDQLVGELTGLVGDAVAAFDTKFRDVAALRRKATRVLGRLTAKDNIKFDGLSRVSHVTDATDWRVEYPFVVLCPDTEAEMALLVKGCIELGLTIIPRGGGTGYTGGAIPLTWNSVVINTEKLEAMTEVEHISLPGLADPVPTIWTEAGVVTQRVADTAERAGFVFAVDPTSAEASCVGGNVAMNAGGKKAVLWGTALDNLASWRMVTPQAEWLEVTRIGHNLGKIHDAENAVFELQYYAADGKTKLRTERLDIPGRTFRKEGLGKDVTDKFLSGLPGIQKEGCDGLITSCRWVVHRMPAHTRTVCLEFFGNAKDAVPSIVEIKDFMFAEQKRSGVLLAGLEHLDDRYLKAVGYATKSKKHGGLPKMVLFGDIAGDDADAVARVTSEVVRIANSRSGEGFIAISPEARKKFWLDRKRTAAISKHTNAFKINEDVVIPLPRMAEYSDGIERINIELSLQNKLALSDELEAFLMRGNLPLGKTDDAHEIPAAELLEDRVAQAVALVQEVRTLWAGWLQNVDALFPQLQDHSLRASWKTQLRQPLQEIFSGAEFAPILAECTAIHKRVLKGRVWVALHMHAGDGNVHTNIPVNSDNYDMLQTAHAAVVRIMALARSLDGVISGEHGIGITKLEFLSDEELRPFTEYKARVDPEGRFNKGKLLRAPAGEAQTLHADLTNAYTPSFGLMGHESLIMQQSDIGAIADSVKDCLRCGKCKPVCATHVPRANLLYSPRNKILATSLLVEAFLYEEQTRRGISIKHWEEFEDVADHCTVCHKCLTPCPVKIDFGDVSMNMRNLLRKMGQKSFRPGNAAAMFFLNATNPQTIKAVRAGMVGIGFKAQRMANDLLRGLAKKQTAAPPATLGPAPIKEQVIHFINKKMPGNLPKKTARALLDIEDADYVPIIRNPKATTSETEAVFYFPGCGSERLFSQVGLATQAMLWHAGVQTVLPPGYLCCGYPQRGSGQFDKAEKMITDNRVLFHRVANTLNYLDIKTVVVSCGTCYDQLQGYQFDKIFPGCRIIDIHEYLLEKGITLADAGGGGYLYHDPCHSPMKLQDPMKTVKALVGDNVLKNDRCCGESGTLGVSRPDISTQIRFRKEEELKKGEAALRDSGKVGAQDNVKILTSCPSCLQGLSRYGNDLNNGLLEADYIVVEMANKILGADWMPTYVAAANQGGIERVLV; via the coding sequence ATGAATGCTCCGACTGCGTTGAACACGCTGTTGGCACAGGCCGCAGAGCCTGTCCGACTGCGCGAGATCCCGTACAACTACACCAGCTTCTCCGATCGCGAGATCGTGATTCGCCTGCTGGGCGAACGCGGCTGGGAACTGCTCCAGACCCTGCGCGCCGAGCGCCGCACCGGCCGATCGGCCCGCATGCTCTACGAAGTGCTCGGCGACATCTGGGTGGTCCAGCGCAACCCGTACCTCGTCGACGACCTGCTCGACAACCCGCGCCGCCGCGGCCAGCTGGTCGATGCCCTCAGGCACCGCCTGACCGAGGTGCAAAAGCGCCGCACACCCGACAGCGACCTGCCGCGCGACCAGCTCGTGGGCGAACTCACCGGCCTCGTGGGCGACGCGGTAGCCGCCTTCGACACCAAGTTCCGCGACGTTGCCGCCCTGCGCCGCAAGGCCACGCGCGTGCTGGGCCGGCTCACGGCCAAGGACAACATCAAGTTCGACGGCCTTTCGCGCGTGTCGCACGTCACCGACGCCACCGACTGGCGCGTGGAGTACCCCTTCGTCGTGCTATGCCCCGACACCGAGGCCGAGATGGCGCTGCTGGTGAAGGGCTGCATCGAGCTGGGCCTGACCATCATCCCGCGCGGAGGCGGCACCGGCTACACCGGCGGCGCGATCCCGCTGACCTGGAACAGCGTCGTCATCAACACCGAGAAGCTCGAGGCGATGACCGAGGTCGAGCACATCTCGCTGCCCGGCCTGGCCGATCCGGTGCCCACCATCTGGACTGAAGCCGGCGTGGTTACGCAGCGCGTGGCCGATACGGCCGAGCGCGCGGGCTTCGTCTTCGCGGTCGACCCGACCTCCGCCGAGGCTTCGTGCGTCGGCGGCAACGTCGCCATGAACGCAGGCGGCAAGAAGGCCGTGCTGTGGGGCACGGCGCTTGACAACCTCGCCTCGTGGCGCATGGTCACGCCGCAAGCCGAGTGGCTCGAAGTCACGCGCATCGGCCACAACCTCGGCAAGATCCACGACGCCGAAAACGCCGTGTTCGAGTTGCAGTACTACGCAGCCGACGGCAAGACCAAGCTGCGCACCGAACGTCTCGACATTCCGGGCCGCACCTTCCGCAAGGAAGGCCTGGGCAAGGACGTGACCGACAAGTTCCTCTCGGGCCTGCCGGGCATCCAGAAGGAAGGCTGCGACGGCCTCATCACCAGTTGCCGCTGGGTCGTGCACCGCATGCCGGCGCACACGCGCACCGTGTGCCTCGAATTCTTCGGCAACGCCAAGGATGCGGTGCCCAGCATCGTCGAGATCAAGGATTTCATGTTCGCCGAGCAGAAGCGCTCTGGCGTGCTGCTGGCCGGCCTCGAACACCTGGACGACCGCTATCTCAAGGCAGTGGGCTATGCCACCAAGTCGAAGAAGCACGGCGGCCTGCCGAAGATGGTGCTGTTCGGCGACATCGCCGGCGACGACGCCGATGCGGTGGCCCGCGTTACCTCCGAAGTGGTGCGCATCGCCAACTCGCGCAGCGGCGAAGGCTTCATCGCCATCAGCCCCGAGGCGCGCAAGAAATTCTGGCTCGACCGCAAGCGCACGGCCGCCATCAGCAAGCACACCAACGCCTTCAAGATCAACGAGGACGTGGTGATCCCGCTGCCGCGCATGGCCGAGTACAGCGACGGCATCGAGCGCATCAACATCGAGCTGTCGCTGCAGAACAAGCTCGCACTGTCCGACGAACTCGAAGCCTTTCTCATGCGCGGCAACCTGCCACTGGGCAAGACCGACGACGCGCACGAAATCCCGGCGGCCGAGCTGCTCGAAGACCGCGTGGCACAGGCCGTGGCGCTGGTGCAGGAAGTGCGCACGCTCTGGGCCGGCTGGCTGCAGAACGTCGATGCGCTGTTCCCGCAACTGCAAGACCACAGCCTGCGTGCGAGCTGGAAGACGCAGCTGCGCCAGCCGCTGCAGGAGATTTTCTCGGGCGCCGAGTTCGCGCCGATCCTGGCCGAGTGCACCGCCATCCACAAGCGCGTGCTCAAGGGCCGCGTGTGGGTCGCGCTGCACATGCACGCGGGCGACGGCAACGTGCACACCAACATCCCCGTCAACAGCGACAACTACGACATGCTGCAGACCGCGCATGCCGCGGTGGTGCGCATCATGGCGCTGGCGCGCAGCCTCGACGGCGTGATCTCGGGCGAGCACGGCATCGGCATCACCAAGCTCGAATTCCTCAGCGACGAAGAGCTGCGCCCTTTCACCGAATACAAGGCCAGGGTCGACCCCGAAGGCCGCTTCAACAAGGGCAAGCTGCTGCGTGCACCTGCCGGCGAGGCGCAGACGTTGCACGCCGACCTGACCAACGCCTATACGCCGAGCTTCGGCCTCATGGGGCACGAGTCGCTGATCATGCAGCAGAGCGACATCGGCGCCATTGCCGACAGCGTGAAGGACTGCCTGCGCTGCGGCAAGTGCAAGCCGGTATGCGCCACGCACGTGCCGCGCGCCAACCTGCTCTACAGCCCGCGCAACAAGATCCTCGCGACTTCGCTGCTGGTGGAGGCCTTCCTCTACGAAGAGCAGACGCGGCGCGGCATCAGCATCAAGCACTGGGAAGAGTTCGAGGACGTGGCTGACCACTGCACCGTGTGCCACAAGTGCCTCACGCCGTGCCCGGTGAAGATCGACTTCGGTGACGTGTCGATGAACATGCGCAACCTGCTGCGCAAGATGGGCCAGAAGAGCTTCCGCCCGGGCAACGCGGCCGCGATGTTCTTCCTCAACGCGACCAATCCGCAGACCATCAAGGCGGTGCGTGCGGGCATGGTGGGCATCGGCTTCAAGGCGCAGCGCATGGCCAACGACCTGCTGCGCGGCCTCGCGAAGAAGCAGACGGCGGCGCCTCCTGCCACGCTGGGCCCCGCGCCGATCAAGGAGCAGGTGATCCACTTCATCAACAAGAAGATGCCGGGCAACCTGCCGAAGAAGACGGCGCGTGCGCTGCTCGACATCGAGGATGCGGACTACGTGCCGATCATCCGCAACCCGAAGGCGACCACCTCCGAAACCGAGGCGGTCTTCTACTTTCCGGGGTGTGGTTCAGAGCGGCTGTTCTCGCAGGTCGGCCTCGCCACGCAGGCGATGCTCTGGCATGCGGGTGTGCAGACGGTGCTGCCGCCGGGCTACCTGTGCTGCGGCTATCCGCAACGCGGCAGCGGCCAGTTCGACAAGGCCGAGAAGATGATCACGGACAACCGCGTGCTCTTCCACCGCGTGGCCAACACGCTCAACTATCTCGACATCAAGACGGTGGTGGTGAGCTGCGGCACCTGCTACGACCAGCTGCAGGGCTATCAGTTCGACAAGATCTTCCCGGGCTGCCGGATCATCGACATCCACGAGTACCTGCTCGAAAAGGGCATCACGCTCGCCGATGCAGGCGGTGGCGGCTACCTGTACCACGACCCCTGCCATTCGCCGATGAAGCTGCAGGACCCGATGAAGACCGTGAAGGCACTGGTCGGTGACAACGTGCTCAAGAACGACCGCTGCTGCGGCGAATCGGGCACGCTGGGCGTGTCGCGGCCGGACATCTCGACGCAGATCCGCTTCCGCAAGGAAGAAGAGCTGAAGAAGGGCGAAGCCGCGCTGCGCGACTCCGGCAAGGTCGGCGCACAGGACAACGTGAAGATCCTCACCAGCTGCCCAAGCTGCCTGCAAGGCCTCTCGCGCTACGGCAACGACCTGAACAACGGCCTGCTCGAAGCCGACTACATCGTGGTCGAGATGGCCAACAAGATCCTCGGCGCCGACTGGATGCCGACCTATGTGGCCGCAGCCAATCAGGGCGGGATCGAGCGGGTGCTGGTGTGA
- a CDS encoding Tim44 domain-containing protein → MKSLGSLFLAAALVLVSVQAEAARMGGGKSVGRQSSNVTQRESASPSAPSQQSATNAAAAKPATPAPAAAAPKRPWGAMLGGLAAGLGLAWLASSLGLGAGFGNILLIGLLVLAGVVVWRMIKSRSQPAGNRQGGFAFQGAGGSPANASAPVQYSPANVGNDASARPWERNAAAFDATPSNDAPHGSSLSAAGAAAGGSMIGSALAGSQSWGIPAGFDIDGFLGAAKRNFVTLQDAWDRADVSMLRSMMTDGMVDEIRAQLADRASHTGGASNKTEVVMLDAKLLGIEELPDAYMASVEFSGMIREDASAGPGPFREVWNMTKPTSGNSGWLVAGVQALQ, encoded by the coding sequence ATGAAAAGTTTGGGTTCTTTGTTTTTGGCAGCTGCATTGGTACTGGTCAGTGTCCAGGCCGAGGCTGCCCGCATGGGTGGCGGCAAGTCGGTCGGACGCCAGTCGTCCAACGTGACGCAGCGCGAGTCGGCATCGCCCAGCGCGCCTTCGCAGCAGAGTGCGACCAACGCGGCAGCGGCGAAGCCGGCAACGCCCGCACCCGCGGCTGCTGCACCGAAGCGTCCGTGGGGCGCGATGCTCGGCGGTCTGGCCGCAGGCCTTGGCCTCGCTTGGCTCGCAAGCTCGCTCGGTCTTGGTGCCGGCTTCGGCAACATCCTGCTGATCGGCCTGCTCGTGCTGGCCGGCGTGGTGGTGTGGCGCATGATCAAGTCGCGCTCGCAACCTGCCGGCAATCGCCAGGGCGGCTTCGCGTTCCAGGGCGCTGGCGGCAGCCCCGCAAATGCCAGCGCACCGGTGCAGTACAGCCCGGCCAACGTGGGCAACGACGCCTCGGCTCGTCCGTGGGAGCGCAATGCCGCGGCCTTCGACGCCACGCCTTCGAACGACGCACCGCATGGCAGCAGCCTCTCGGCAGCGGGCGCTGCGGCCGGTGGCAGCATGATCGGCTCGGCACTCGCCGGTTCGCAGTCCTGGGGCATTCCCGCGGGCTTCGACATCGATGGCTTCCTCGGCGCAGCCAAGCGCAACTTCGTGACGCTGCAGGACGCATGGGACCGCGCTGACGTGTCGATGCTGCGTTCGATGATGACCGACGGCATGGTCGACGAGATCCGCGCGCAATTGGCCGACCGGGCCAGCCACACCGGCGGTGCCTCGAACAAGACCGAAGTCGTGATGCTCGACGCCAAGCTGCTTGGCATCGAAGAACTGCCCGACGCCTACATGGCCAGCGTGGAGTTCTCCGGCATGATCCGTGAAGACGCCTCGGCCGGCCCGGGCCCGTTCCGCGAAGTTTGGAACATGACCAAGCCGACCAGCGGCAACAGCGGCTGGCTGGTGGCTGGCGTGCAAGCACTGCAGTAA
- a CDS encoding FmdB family zinc ribbon protein: MPIYAYKCSACGFAKDALQKMSDAPLTVCPACGASAFEKQVTAAGFQLKGSGWYVTDFREGGGKKAEPATAPVSSDGAKSTESSSSAAAPSPAPAPAAPAPAPAAAAKSGD, translated from the coding sequence ATGCCCATCTACGCCTACAAGTGCAGCGCCTGCGGCTTTGCCAAAGACGCCCTGCAAAAGATGTCCGACGCGCCCCTGACGGTGTGTCCGGCGTGCGGTGCGAGCGCATTCGAAAAGCAGGTCACGGCAGCCGGCTTCCAGCTCAAGGGCTCGGGCTGGTACGTGACTGATTTCCGTGAGGGCGGCGGCAAGAAGGCCGAGCCTGCCACGGCGCCCGTGTCGAGTGACGGTGCCAAGTCCACCGAATCTTCCTCTTCCGCCGCCGCGCCGAGCCCCGCTCCGGCGCCCGCGGCACCGGCCCCAGCGCCGGCTGCTGCTGCCAAGAGCGGCGACTGA
- a CDS encoding HIT family protein — protein sequence MTKVQGCVLCEGPGGRLVFEGARLRVIHADEAGFPAFYRVVWRDHAAEFSDLDAADRTLCMEAVAVVEQCLREHLKPAKINLAALGNMVAHLHWHVIARFADDSHFPGSVWAPVQRERNAAQEAEIAARLPAIEAAMIERLGNRSF from the coding sequence GTGACGAAGGTACAGGGCTGTGTGCTGTGCGAGGGGCCGGGTGGCCGCCTCGTGTTCGAGGGCGCGAGGCTGCGCGTCATCCATGCGGATGAGGCGGGCTTTCCGGCCTTTTATCGCGTGGTGTGGCGTGACCATGCGGCGGAGTTTTCCGACCTCGATGCCGCGGACCGCACGCTGTGCATGGAAGCAGTGGCGGTCGTCGAGCAATGCCTGCGCGAGCACCTGAAGCCGGCCAAGATCAACCTCGCCGCGCTCGGCAACATGGTTGCGCATCTGCACTGGCACGTGATCGCGCGTTTCGCCGACGACAGTCATTTCCCGGGCTCGGTGTGGGCACCGGTGCAGCGCGAGCGCAATGCGGCGCAAGAGGCGGAGATCGCCGCGCGCCTGCCCGCCATCGAGGCTGCGATGATCGAGCGCTTGGGCAACAGGAGTTTCTGA